In a genomic window of Thermosynechococcus sp. CL-1:
- a CDS encoding ribonuclease H-like domain-containing protein: MDLEFPLECFEYDLSATALAHFLNADQLAVDTETMGLNIPRDRLCLVQVCDPEGQVAVVKIGRGQTEAPHLQQLLEHPRITKIFHYARFDLATLRYHLGIRVHPVFCTKVASKIARTYSPRHGLKDLVLDLLGVEIDKSAQSSDWGNAMALREDQIRYAANDVRYLIPLRQQLTAMLKREERFELFQTALSCLPAIVDLDLAGYTQVFEHG, translated from the coding sequence CCTTAGCGCACTTTCTCAATGCCGATCAGTTGGCCGTGGATACGGAAACCATGGGCTTGAATATCCCCCGCGATCGCCTGTGTCTGGTGCAGGTGTGTGACCCCGAGGGGCAAGTGGCCGTTGTCAAGATTGGTCGTGGCCAAACCGAAGCCCCCCACCTTCAGCAACTCCTAGAGCACCCCCGCATTACCAAAATCTTTCACTACGCCCGCTTTGATCTGGCCACCTTGCGCTACCATTTGGGGATCCGTGTTCATCCCGTTTTCTGCACCAAAGTTGCCAGTAAGATTGCCCGCACCTATTCCCCCCGCCACGGCCTTAAGGATTTGGTTCTGGATCTGTTGGGGGTAGAAATTGATAAATCCGCGCAAAGCTCCGACTGGGGGAATGCCATGGCACTGCGGGAGGATCAAATCCGTTATGCCGCTAATGATGTGCGCTATCTAATTCCTCTGCGGCAGCAGCTCACGGCCATGCTGAAACGGGAAGAACGCTTTGAGTTATTCCAAACGGCTCTGAGTTGTCTACCCGCGATTGTCGATCTGGATTTAGCGGGCTACACTCAAGTCTTTGAGCACGGCTAG
- a CDS encoding PD-(D/E)XK nuclease family protein: MQLSQAHLRTLQTCARQYQYRYLDSLILPEATQLTETTAQKQGRDFHRLMQQHFQGLDIRPILEAQPELQPWFAAFQTMPPPMIEGQGEAEHVRSLGWQEFTLVGVYDYVIFGQGQAQILDWKTYAHLPTPATLIRHWQTRLYCYLLAATSSYLPSQISMTYWFAQGEKGANFYTFPYSEAIHQQIHHTLEQCLSQLRQWLQAYEQGQELPQVPPAQIRKYCDACAFNERCQRGQPTSVSTIDPFLAVLKDLSVAR, translated from the coding sequence ATGCAACTTTCCCAAGCCCATCTGCGCACCCTGCAAACCTGTGCACGGCAATATCAGTACCGCTATCTTGACAGCTTGATACTGCCAGAGGCCACACAATTAACGGAAACCACTGCCCAAAAGCAGGGTCGCGACTTCCACCGCCTGATGCAACAGCACTTTCAAGGACTCGATATCCGCCCAATTCTTGAGGCGCAGCCCGAATTACAACCGTGGTTTGCGGCCTTTCAAACCATGCCACCGCCGATGATCGAGGGCCAAGGGGAAGCAGAGCATGTCCGCAGTCTGGGCTGGCAGGAATTCACCCTTGTGGGCGTGTATGACTACGTGATTTTTGGCCAAGGGCAAGCGCAGATCCTCGATTGGAAAACCTATGCCCATCTGCCCACCCCAGCGACTCTAATTCGCCATTGGCAGACTCGCCTTTACTGTTATCTACTGGCAGCCACTAGTTCCTATCTCCCCAGCCAGATTTCCATGACCTACTGGTTTGCCCAAGGAGAAAAGGGGGCAAATTTCTACACCTTTCCCTACAGTGAGGCGATCCACCAGCAAATCCACCATACCCTAGAGCAGTGCCTTAGCCAACTGCGCCAATGGTTACAAGCCTATGAGCAAGGACAGGAGCTGCCCCAAGTGCCCCCAGCCCAGATTCGGAAATACTGCGATGCGTGCGCCTTTAATGAGCGGTGTCAGCGTGGCCAGCCAACTTCTGTTTCGACCATTGACCCATTCCTAGCCGTGCTCAAAGACTTGAGTGTAGCCCGCTAA
- a CDS encoding DUF2237 family protein, with protein MTAMNVLGTPLVCCCQNPLTGFYRDGFCRTGAGDVGAHVVCAEMTAEFLTFTRSRGNDLSTPVPAYQFPGLKPGDRWCLCASRWREALEADVAPPVILEATHVSALEYVSLEDLKAHALGGNQQP; from the coding sequence ATGACGGCAATGAATGTGTTGGGAACACCCCTGGTGTGCTGCTGTCAAAATCCACTCACAGGATTCTATCGCGATGGTTTTTGTCGGACGGGGGCAGGAGATGTCGGTGCCCATGTGGTCTGTGCGGAAATGACCGCCGAATTTCTCACCTTTACCCGTTCGCGGGGCAATGATCTTTCGACGCCAGTGCCCGCCTATCAATTTCCGGGGCTGAAACCGGGCGATCGCTGGTGTCTGTGTGCCTCCCGTTGGCGGGAAGCCCTAGAGGCTGACGTAGCTCCCCCAGTAATTCTGGAAGCAACCCATGTCAGTGCCCTTGAGTATGTCTCCCTAGAGGATTTGAAAGCCCACGCCCTTGGTGGTAACCAGCAACCGTGA
- the sufU gene encoding Fe-S cluster assembly sulfur transfer protein SufU has product MSLNNLRTLYQQVILEHYKKPRHRGRTQPVDRQQRGHNPSCGDTIDLTVALGTNEQGETIIQDIQFEGEGCAIAMASADLMADALRGQPVSRALQMVEQFQAMMKGQFEFPREFRKLNVMQGVAQFPVRIKCATLTWHTLRAALQQDQTPGNGFVSNEEEE; this is encoded by the coding sequence ATGTCTCTTAATAATCTCCGCACTCTCTACCAGCAAGTCATCCTAGAGCACTACAAGAAACCTCGCCACCGTGGCCGCACTCAGCCTGTGGATCGTCAGCAGCGGGGACATAACCCTTCCTGTGGCGACACAATTGATTTAACTGTTGCCCTAGGCACCAATGAGCAGGGGGAGACAATCATTCAGGATATTCAGTTTGAGGGGGAAGGCTGTGCGATCGCCATGGCCTCAGCGGATTTGATGGCCGATGCCCTGCGGGGGCAACCCGTGAGTCGTGCCCTCCAAATGGTGGAGCAGTTCCAAGCGATGATGAAGGGGCAGTTTGAGTTCCCTCGGGAGTTTCGCAAGCTCAATGTCATGCAGGGGGTGGCTCAGTTTCCGGTGCGGATTAAGTGTGCGACATTGACATGGCATACCCTGCGGGCAGCGTTGCAGCAGGATCAAACCCCTGGGAATGGTTTTGTCAGTAATGAGGAGGAAGAGTAG
- a CDS encoding zinc metalloprotease HtpX: MPDPESDFRLDPRYIAGLAAFNRGDYQLAIAAFKAVIASHGQRREGLKAHLHLIKAYAHTHQWQEAIDLCQLLARSPLPSIRAWAEKHLPELERYLDEEPTSSYLECVSAPSLRRPMQLRQMPRIYLWLSQGATLLLIAWLLQGLLQGMIAGLLNYANDQLALLRGWEGVMAWFLLGCLGLGLLSGDSWLWSWRLRARYGLRPVSLGELEEYSAETVMLLGRLSWSWWQPRPQIGCLMTAAPIIFSYGRWQRRIIVSEGLLRSLSGEELLALMASEIAQLRLGLNTLVTPLVLLLQLPYDLYCWCSRWGDRLAPPYGNNWGRWIIRGTLYLLCAMVGQGSYLLFRGLEMLCFWSNQLRQYYSDRQGAALIGNPNTLVMAWLRLMAATATTVCAQGEIGAPLESLRLLLPLNPTQAALWGNQPLDWPMLLRWDTAHPLRYWFRLTSSHRPLGLRLQALMTDARQWRLEPLLSLPSTSSLRCQRAWLQLAPFWGAIAGVITTIILTGVGQFALRAGTIAFPLWWLADGLTLARGFIPIGLGLGLFLRLNAYYPPRPPQTYTLGQLLHRLLPLDSPVAELKGHLRAVTGLRNGLGQHLWLETDQGLFPLRCHRAWGPIWPILEPAYLKTLAGRSLVVRGWFRRGTVPFVEVSEWHSLDLQQKQSWAAPYWAIAIATLWILYGLMTLLGWI; encoded by the coding sequence ATGCCCGATCCAGAATCCGATTTTCGCTTAGATCCTCGCTATATTGCGGGTTTAGCGGCCTTTAATCGCGGAGATTATCAACTGGCGATCGCCGCCTTCAAAGCCGTCATTGCCAGCCACGGTCAACGCCGCGAAGGTCTAAAGGCTCATCTGCACCTGATTAAAGCCTATGCCCACACCCACCAGTGGCAAGAGGCCATTGATCTGTGTCAACTCTTGGCGCGATCGCCCCTCCCCTCCATTCGGGCTTGGGCAGAAAAACATCTGCCAGAGTTAGAACGCTATTTGGATGAGGAACCCACTTCCTCCTACCTTGAGTGTGTTTCAGCGCCTAGTTTAAGGCGGCCTATGCAACTGCGGCAGATGCCTCGCATTTATCTCTGGCTGAGTCAGGGGGCAACACTGCTGCTAATTGCTTGGCTGCTGCAAGGGCTGCTCCAAGGGATGATTGCGGGTCTCCTCAACTATGCCAATGATCAACTGGCACTCCTGCGGGGCTGGGAAGGGGTGATGGCGTGGTTTTTGCTGGGCTGCTTGGGGCTGGGGCTGCTCAGTGGTGACAGTTGGCTGTGGTCGTGGCGATTGCGTGCCCGTTATGGTCTGCGTCCCGTGAGTCTCGGCGAACTTGAGGAGTATAGTGCGGAAACGGTGATGCTCTTGGGGCGTTTGTCGTGGTCATGGTGGCAACCCCGTCCCCAAATAGGCTGCTTGATGACGGCAGCACCGATCATTTTTAGCTATGGACGCTGGCAGCGCCGCATTATTGTCAGCGAAGGTCTATTGCGATCGCTCTCTGGCGAGGAACTGCTGGCTTTAATGGCCAGTGAAATTGCCCAACTACGGCTGGGGCTGAATACCCTAGTGACCCCCCTTGTACTGCTGTTGCAACTGCCCTATGACCTGTACTGTTGGTGCAGCCGTTGGGGCGATCGCCTTGCGCCTCCCTATGGCAACAACTGGGGACGGTGGATCATCAGGGGTACCCTCTATCTCCTCTGTGCCATGGTGGGTCAGGGGAGTTATCTTCTCTTTCGTGGGCTGGAGATGCTCTGCTTCTGGAGCAATCAGTTGCGGCAGTATTATAGCGATCGCCAAGGGGCAGCCTTGATCGGTAATCCCAATACCCTTGTGATGGCTTGGTTGCGCCTCATGGCAGCCACAGCAACGACGGTGTGTGCCCAAGGGGAAATCGGTGCCCCCCTAGAATCCTTGCGCCTGCTCCTACCCCTAAATCCAACCCAAGCTGCCCTGTGGGGCAATCAACCCCTCGATTGGCCAATGCTGCTCCGCTGGGATACCGCCCATCCCCTGCGCTATTGGTTTCGCTTGACCTCCTCCCATCGTCCCCTTGGACTACGCCTGCAAGCCCTGATGACCGATGCGCGGCAATGGCGACTGGAACCCCTGCTTTCCCTGCCCTCGACTTCCTCCCTTCGCTGTCAACGGGCCTGGCTACAACTGGCTCCCTTCTGGGGGGCGATCGCGGGAGTCATCACGACGATTATCCTCACGGGCGTTGGTCAATTTGCACTGCGGGCGGGGACGATCGCCTTTCCTCTGTGGTGGTTGGCGGATGGGTTAACCTTGGCACGGGGCTTCATTCCCATTGGCCTTGGGTTAGGTCTCTTTTTACGTCTGAATGCCTACTACCCGCCTCGGCCTCCCCAAACCTACACCTTGGGTCAGCTTCTCCATCGTCTTTTGCCCCTCGATAGTCCCGTTGCCGAGCTAAAGGGGCATTTACGGGCAGTGACCGGCTTGCGCAATGGTCTAGGACAGCACCTGTGGCTGGAGACGGATCAGGGCTTGTTTCCCCTGCGCTGCCATCGAGCTTGGGGGCCGATTTGGCCAATCCTTGAGCCAGCCTATCTGAAAACCTTGGCGGGGCGATCGCTGGTGGTACGCGGCTGGTTTCGACGTGGGACAGTTCCCTTTGTTGAGGTGAGTGAGTGGCACTCCCTGGATTTACAGCAAAAGCAATCTTGGGCTGCCCCCTATTGGGCGATCGCCATTGCCACGCTGTGGATTCTCTACGGCCTCATGACACTATTGGGTTGGATCTAG
- a CDS encoding Ycf51 family protein → MLTPADFATYSRWAGIATLVMAGLTALTFVFRWSVRFRFVGITGFLGVVTVGLFALSIVPIVHSPVPGAGKYTLVYDNGATQVVITVPPDIESSTLEATLVQAANDLFSLGRLGRGSDRLTVIARTIEHPEPGVTEPVVLGVATRSLSDRTDTNVTVKLLKT, encoded by the coding sequence GTGCTGACCCCCGCCGATTTTGCCACCTATAGCCGCTGGGCTGGCATTGCCACCCTTGTCATGGCTGGCTTAACCGCACTCACATTTGTTTTTCGCTGGAGTGTACGCTTTCGCTTTGTTGGTATTACGGGGTTTCTCGGTGTTGTGACAGTGGGACTCTTTGCCTTGAGTATTGTACCGATTGTGCACTCCCCAGTGCCCGGTGCTGGCAAATACACCCTCGTCTATGACAACGGAGCAACGCAAGTCGTGATCACAGTGCCCCCGGACATTGAGAGCAGTACCCTTGAGGCAACGCTGGTACAGGCAGCGAATGATTTATTTTCCTTGGGACGGCTCGGCCGAGGGAGCGATCGCCTGACCGTGATTGCACGAACCATCGAACATCCTGAACCGGGGGTGACTGAGCCAGTGGTTTTAGGGGTGGCCACCCGCTCCTTGAGCGATCGCACGGATACAAATGTGACGGTCAAATTGCTCAAAACCTAA
- a CDS encoding diflavin flavoprotein — MAVTTPKRPPRLTLQVLDIAPETTAIRCLDWDRDRFDIEFALENGTTYNSFLIKGEQIALVDTSHAKFGDRYLEQLWQLVNPSDLNYLIVSHTEPDHSGLVKDVLAKAPHVTVVASKVALQFLGDLIHQPFSQRQVKNGDRLDLGKGHILEFVMAPNLHWPDTILTFDHGTQTLFTCDVFGAHFCNDDPFDSEPELLEPDFKFYYDCLMGPNARSVLSAFKRLEPLPPVQLVATGHGPLLRYHLPQWLDSYRNWSQEQAKAATTVAIFYAANYGYANALAEAIERGAAKTGVVVEKMDLLTAEPQDIRELTEIAAGIIIGTPPTTAVAKTALSTIRVAAHAKQAIGVFESGVADAEPAYPLLNQFRDAGLTPSFPVIRVTATPTDALFQEAEEAGTDMGQWLLRDRTVKQMKALDTDLDKALGRLSGGLYIITAQKGAINSAMLASWVAQASTEPLGVSIAVAKDRAIESFLHVGDTFVLNVLEEGNYQPLMRHFLKRFPPGADRFAHVKTYPASNGSPILADALAYMECTVVSRLDAHDHWIVYSTVDSGRVSKPDGMTAVHHRKVGNHY; from the coding sequence ATGGCCGTCACTACGCCCAAACGTCCACCGCGCTTAACGCTTCAGGTGTTGGACATTGCCCCTGAGACGACGGCAATTCGCTGCCTAGATTGGGATCGCGATCGCTTTGATATTGAGTTTGCCCTTGAAAATGGCACCACCTACAATTCCTTTCTGATCAAAGGGGAACAGATTGCCCTCGTAGATACGTCCCATGCCAAGTTTGGTGATCGCTACCTCGAGCAACTCTGGCAACTAGTGAACCCCAGTGACTTGAACTATCTCATCGTCAGCCATACCGAACCCGACCACAGTGGCCTCGTCAAGGATGTATTGGCAAAAGCCCCCCATGTAACCGTGGTGGCCTCAAAGGTGGCATTGCAGTTTCTGGGGGATTTGATCCATCAGCCCTTTAGTCAGCGACAGGTGAAAAATGGCGATCGCCTTGACTTGGGGAAAGGGCATATTCTTGAATTTGTCATGGCACCCAATCTCCACTGGCCCGACACCATCCTCACATTTGATCACGGCACCCAGACCCTCTTTACCTGTGATGTTTTTGGTGCCCACTTCTGCAATGATGATCCTTTTGACAGCGAACCGGAACTACTAGAACCCGATTTCAAGTTTTACTACGATTGTCTGATGGGGCCTAATGCCCGCTCCGTTCTTTCGGCCTTCAAGCGCTTGGAACCCCTGCCCCCCGTGCAATTGGTGGCCACAGGCCATGGCCCACTGCTGCGCTATCATCTCCCGCAATGGCTAGATTCCTACCGCAACTGGAGTCAAGAACAGGCCAAAGCGGCAACGACGGTGGCTATTTTCTACGCCGCCAACTATGGTTATGCCAATGCTCTTGCCGAAGCGATCGAACGGGGGGCAGCCAAAACCGGTGTGGTGGTTGAAAAAATGGATCTGCTCACCGCTGAACCCCAAGATATTCGCGAACTCACCGAGATTGCTGCAGGAATCATTATTGGTACCCCACCCACCACTGCCGTGGCGAAAACGGCACTGAGTACCATTCGCGTTGCTGCCCATGCCAAGCAGGCGATTGGGGTCTTTGAAAGTGGTGTGGCCGATGCTGAACCGGCCTATCCCCTGCTCAACCAGTTTCGGGATGCGGGACTGACGCCTTCATTTCCTGTGATTCGGGTCACAGCAACTCCCACCGATGCCCTCTTTCAAGAGGCGGAAGAAGCGGGTACCGACATGGGTCAATGGCTGTTGCGCGATCGCACCGTCAAGCAGATGAAAGCCTTGGATACTGACCTCGATAAAGCCTTGGGTCGCCTGAGCGGTGGGCTATACATTATCACCGCCCAAAAAGGTGCCATTAACAGTGCCATGTTGGCCTCTTGGGTGGCGCAGGCCAGTACCGAACCTCTTGGGGTTTCCATTGCGGTGGCCAAGGATCGGGCCATTGAGTCCTTTCTACACGTGGGGGATACCTTTGTCCTCAATGTTCTTGAAGAAGGGAACTACCAGCCCCTGATGCGCCATTTCCTGAAGCGCTTTCCACCGGGCGCCGATCGCTTTGCCCATGTGAAAACCTATCCAGCCAGTAATGGCAGTCCCATTTTGGCCGATGCCCTTGCTTACATGGAATGCACAGTAGTCAGCCGTCTTGATGCCCACGATCACTGGATTGTCTATAGTACTGTTGACAGTGGCCGCGTCTCAAAACCCGATGGCATGACTGCTGTGCACCATCGCAAAGTGGGAAACCATTACTAA
- a CDS encoding MAPEG family protein, with translation MMLSNIPWLLAASLLTATLLIYFPYIFVVVGRLQAGFDMAAPRALFEKLPPFAQRAVWAHENSFETFMPFAAAVLLTLFAGVHNSTVAIASLSFVAARFLYSICYIANFPLGRSLMFGVGTAATLTLFWQSLTALGR, from the coding sequence GTGATGTTGAGCAATATCCCTTGGCTACTAGCCGCCAGTTTACTGACAGCAACGCTGCTGATCTATTTCCCCTACATTTTTGTTGTGGTGGGGCGCTTGCAGGCGGGCTTTGATATGGCGGCTCCCCGTGCCCTCTTTGAGAAACTGCCCCCCTTTGCGCAGCGGGCGGTGTGGGCACACGAAAATAGCTTTGAAACCTTTATGCCCTTTGCGGCGGCAGTGTTGCTGACCCTTTTTGCGGGGGTGCATAATTCAACGGTGGCGATCGCCAGCCTCAGTTTCGTTGCGGCTCGCTTTTTGTACAGCATCTGCTATATTGCCAACTTTCCCCTTGGTCGCTCCCTCATGTTTGGTGTCGGCACAGCAGCCACCTTGACGCTTTTTTGGCAAAGTCTCACCGCCCTTGGCCGTTAA
- the clpS gene encoding ATP-dependent Clp protease adapter ClpS: MPSVVPQERQQVTRKHYPNYKVIVLNDDVNTFQHVAACLMKYIPNMTSDRAWALTNQVHYEGQAIVWVGPQEQAELYHEQLLRAGLTMAPLEPA; encoded by the coding sequence ATGCCTAGCGTTGTTCCCCAAGAGCGGCAACAGGTTACTCGCAAGCACTACCCCAACTACAAAGTCATTGTTCTCAACGATGACGTCAATACGTTTCAGCACGTGGCTGCCTGTTTGATGAAATACATTCCCAATATGACCAGCGATCGCGCGTGGGCATTAACGAATCAAGTTCATTACGAAGGCCAAGCCATTGTTTGGGTGGGACCCCAAGAACAGGCGGAACTGTACCATGAGCAACTTTTGCGGGCGGGGCTGACAATGGCACCCCTTGAACCCGCATAG